The Agromyces hippuratus genome has a window encoding:
- a CDS encoding RsmB/NOP family class I SAM-dependent RNA methyltransferase codes for MSGGRGGSGDGGRRRSGGGGSNRPAQARPAQPRIAPARIVAVEVLEAVRADEAYANLLLPTRIRRAGLDRADAAFATELTYGTLRMQGFYDRVIELAANRPASAIDPAVLDVLRLGAHQLLATRVATHAAVNEQVELARRVAPKAAGFANAVLRTISRTSPEEWRELVAEEASSEDARLGAVTSHPEWIVRALRTALDHEGRADELEQLLDADNASPRVNLAVLPGLDVDTDGIEGLEPDQFSPIGAVAADPIAAAERSGGRIRVQDEGSQLAALALSRAEPVRAGERWLDLCAGPGGKTAVLAAEALASGAVLAANETVPARAELVRKAIVGVPLDVEVHVGDGRELDLEALGAPDGFDRILLDAPCTGLGALRRRPEARWRKAPSDVAELTKLQGQLFDSAFAALAPGGILAYVTCSPHTGETHGTLAAAVRRAGESVEQLDTRSVIDGVSRHPLDLAGSPETVQLWPHRHGTDAMFIALVRKRRA; via the coding sequence ATGAGCGGCGGTCGCGGCGGAAGCGGCGACGGCGGCCGGCGTCGCAGCGGCGGGGGAGGCTCGAATCGCCCCGCGCAGGCCCGTCCGGCGCAGCCGCGCATCGCCCCCGCGCGCATCGTCGCCGTCGAGGTGCTCGAGGCCGTGCGCGCCGACGAGGCCTACGCGAACCTGCTGCTGCCCACGCGCATCCGTCGCGCCGGCCTCGACCGGGCTGACGCCGCATTCGCGACCGAGCTGACCTATGGAACGCTCCGCATGCAGGGCTTCTACGACCGCGTGATCGAGCTCGCGGCGAACCGCCCGGCGTCGGCGATCGACCCCGCGGTGCTCGACGTGCTCCGGCTCGGCGCGCACCAGTTGCTGGCCACTCGCGTCGCCACGCATGCCGCGGTCAACGAGCAGGTCGAGCTCGCGCGACGCGTCGCCCCGAAGGCGGCAGGGTTCGCGAACGCCGTGCTCCGCACGATCTCGCGCACGTCTCCCGAGGAGTGGCGCGAACTCGTCGCCGAGGAGGCGAGCAGCGAAGACGCTCGCCTCGGAGCCGTCACGAGCCACCCCGAGTGGATCGTGCGGGCGCTCCGGACCGCCCTCGACCACGAGGGCCGGGCCGATGAGCTCGAGCAGCTGCTCGACGCCGACAACGCCTCACCGCGCGTGAACCTCGCCGTGCTGCCGGGCCTCGACGTCGACACCGACGGCATCGAGGGCCTCGAGCCCGACCAGTTCTCGCCGATCGGCGCCGTCGCCGCCGACCCGATCGCAGCGGCCGAGCGCTCGGGCGGTCGCATCCGGGTGCAGGACGAAGGCTCCCAGCTCGCGGCGCTCGCGCTCAGCCGTGCAGAGCCCGTTCGCGCGGGGGAGCGCTGGCTCGACCTGTGCGCCGGCCCCGGCGGAAAGACGGCCGTACTCGCAGCCGAGGCGCTCGCGAGCGGCGCGGTGCTCGCTGCGAACGAGACGGTGCCCGCTCGTGCCGAACTCGTGCGCAAGGCGATCGTCGGCGTTCCGCTCGACGTCGAGGTGCACGTCGGTGACGGCCGCGAGCTCGACCTCGAGGCGCTCGGCGCCCCGGACGGCTTCGACCGCATCCTGCTCGACGCCCCGTGCACCGGGCTGGGTGCGCTCCGTCGCCGCCCCGAGGCACGGTGGCGCAAGGCCCCATCGGATGTCGCCGAGCTCACGAAGCTCCAAGGGCAGCTGTTCGACAGTGCGTTCGCAGCTCTCGCGCCCGGCGGCATCCTCGCCTACGTCACGTGCTCGCCGCACACCGGCGAGACCCACGGCACCCTCGCCGCGGCGGTCCGACGAGCGGGGGAGTCCGTCGAGCAGCTCGATACGCGTTCCGTGATCGACGGCGTGTCGAGGCATCCGCTCGATCTCGCCGGCTCGCCCGAAACCGTGCAGCTCTGGCCGCACCGGCACGGCACCGACGCGATGTTCATCGCGCTCGTGCGCAAGCGGCGGGCGTGA
- the fmt gene encoding methionyl-tRNA formyltransferase, whose amino-acid sequence MQKLRIVFAGTPAVALPSLERLAASGHDLVGVVTRQPAPLGRRRVLTPSPVAQAASRLGVPLIEANRLDADTTAQIAALAPDLGVIVAYGGLVREPLLSTPVHGWINLHFSLLPAWRGAAPVQHSLIAGDSVTGASVFQLVPELDAGEVFAELRHPLQGEETAGELLGELADSGAGLLGDVVDAIADGTARAVPQHGEPSLAPKLSIDDARLDWTRPADEVRARFRGVTPEPGAWTTIDEQRVKVLDLVAPAAGDDVPALSPGELVLAARRVLIGTATTPLELRRVQPAGKPAMDAGDWWRGSGRTTAVAR is encoded by the coding sequence GTGCAGAAGCTCCGCATCGTCTTCGCCGGCACTCCTGCCGTCGCCCTCCCATCGCTCGAACGTCTCGCGGCGAGCGGCCATGACCTCGTCGGCGTCGTGACCCGGCAGCCCGCCCCGCTCGGGCGCAGGCGCGTGCTGACGCCGTCGCCCGTCGCCCAGGCCGCGTCGCGACTCGGCGTGCCGTTGATCGAGGCCAATCGCCTCGATGCCGACACGACGGCGCAGATCGCAGCGCTGGCACCCGATCTCGGCGTCATCGTCGCCTACGGCGGCCTCGTACGCGAGCCGCTGCTGTCGACTCCGGTGCACGGCTGGATCAACCTGCACTTCTCGCTGCTCCCGGCCTGGCGCGGGGCCGCGCCCGTGCAGCACTCGCTCATCGCGGGCGACTCGGTTACCGGGGCGTCCGTGTTCCAGCTCGTGCCCGAACTCGACGCGGGCGAGGTGTTCGCGGAGCTGCGGCATCCTCTGCAGGGCGAGGAGACGGCCGGCGAACTGCTCGGCGAACTCGCGGACTCCGGGGCCGGGCTACTCGGCGATGTCGTGGATGCCATCGCCGACGGCACCGCACGGGCGGTGCCGCAGCACGGCGAGCCGAGCCTCGCTCCGAAGCTGTCGATCGACGACGCCCGTCTCGACTGGACGCGCCCCGCGGATGAGGTGCGCGCACGGTTCCGCGGCGTGACACCGGAACCCGGCGCATGGACGACGATCGACGAGCAGCGGGTCAAGGTGCTCGACCTCGTCGCGCCCGCCGCCGGCGATGACGTTCCCGCACTGTCGCCCGGCGAACTCGTGCTCGCTGCGCGCCGAGTGCTCATCGGAACGGCGACGACGCCGCTCGAGCTGCGCCGGGTGCAACCGGCCGGCAAGCCGGCCATGGACGCGGGCGACTGGTGGCGCGGCTCCGGCCGCACCACGGCGGTGGCACGATGA
- a CDS encoding primosomal protein N' family DNA-binding protein translates to MAGGSVARVLVDSPLPQLDQLFDYAVPERLREAAVAGVRVRVPLRSGGRIANGWLVEVVSTSEFEGRLSELEDVVSEVPLLMPEVWALARAAADRAAGNAGDILRVAIPSRYVRAERAWRAAEPDPGELPGPAAAIPGYEPGRIETGIDAGERMALAADPRPVLLSSGEWVGAWAATLAAAAGHTLAADRSSLIIVPDYRDQEQLQAALADRVDPRRVLRTDARQTGGERFRAFLDATGADARVIIGNRSTVYAPASRLGLIAIWDDGDSLQNEQLAPGVHPRDAALIRQEQSGAALLFLGHSRSVEVERLVEIGWVHEVPAVRHVRPKVIPTEQQASPEPGSARIPSSAWRGAQQALLEGPVLVQVARPGHAPMLTCDRCREPARCSACGGALVVPRSGGDPRCVLCGTSASTWRCPVCEATKMRAVTVGASRTAEELGRAFPKARVILSDGERPVLKVGAEPALVVATRGAEPIAEGGYRAVLLLDGERMLLRESLRVAEDCLRWWANAAALAAPGSPVYLVGVAGGLAQSLASWRLSEWASGELASRRALRFPPAVRVASVTAAPALVARALDAARDAAPGVDSLGPVPADEGLERGIVRFDYAAGVAVAKALRAEMIRVATERRRPVAGQPPKRPAVLRVRFDDPEVP, encoded by the coding sequence GTGGCAGGCGGCTCCGTCGCCCGCGTGCTCGTCGATTCGCCGCTGCCGCAACTCGACCAGCTCTTCGACTACGCCGTGCCCGAACGGCTGCGTGAAGCCGCCGTCGCCGGGGTGCGCGTGCGTGTGCCGCTGCGTTCGGGTGGGCGCATCGCCAACGGGTGGCTCGTCGAGGTCGTCTCGACGAGCGAGTTCGAGGGGCGCCTCAGCGAGCTCGAAGACGTCGTGTCCGAGGTGCCGCTGCTGATGCCCGAGGTGTGGGCGCTCGCCCGTGCGGCGGCCGACCGCGCGGCCGGCAACGCCGGTGACATCCTGCGGGTCGCCATCCCGAGCCGCTATGTGCGGGCCGAGCGGGCGTGGCGGGCGGCAGAACCCGATCCGGGCGAGCTGCCGGGCCCCGCCGCGGCGATCCCTGGATACGAGCCGGGCCGCATCGAGACGGGCATCGACGCGGGCGAGCGGATGGCGCTGGCTGCCGATCCTCGCCCGGTGCTGCTCTCGTCGGGCGAGTGGGTCGGGGCTTGGGCGGCGACGCTCGCAGCGGCGGCGGGGCACACGCTCGCGGCCGACCGGTCGAGCCTCATCATCGTTCCCGACTACCGCGACCAGGAGCAGCTGCAGGCGGCGCTCGCCGATCGCGTCGACCCGAGACGGGTGCTCCGCACCGATGCCCGACAGACCGGCGGCGAACGGTTCCGTGCATTCCTCGACGCCACCGGCGCCGACGCGCGCGTGATCATCGGCAACCGCTCGACCGTCTACGCCCCGGCATCGAGGCTCGGCCTCATCGCGATCTGGGACGACGGCGACTCGCTCCAGAACGAACAGCTCGCGCCGGGCGTGCATCCGCGTGACGCTGCCCTCATCCGGCAGGAGCAGTCGGGAGCGGCCCTGCTCTTTCTCGGCCACAGCCGCAGCGTCGAGGTCGAGCGTCTCGTGGAGATCGGCTGGGTGCACGAGGTGCCCGCCGTCAGGCATGTGCGGCCGAAAGTCATCCCGACCGAGCAGCAGGCGTCGCCCGAACCGGGTTCGGCGCGCATCCCGTCGAGCGCCTGGCGCGGTGCGCAGCAGGCTCTCCTCGAGGGCCCCGTGCTCGTGCAGGTCGCGCGGCCGGGTCACGCGCCGATGCTCACGTGCGACCGCTGCCGCGAGCCGGCGCGGTGCTCGGCGTGCGGCGGTGCGCTGGTCGTGCCGCGCAGCGGCGGCGACCCGCGGTGCGTGCTGTGCGGCACGAGTGCGAGCACCTGGCGGTGCCCGGTGTGCGAGGCCACGAAAATGCGCGCGGTGACGGTCGGGGCGAGCCGCACCGCCGAAGAGCTCGGTCGCGCGTTCCCGAAGGCCCGCGTCATCCTCTCCGACGGCGAACGGCCGGTGCTGAAGGTCGGCGCCGAGCCGGCCCTCGTCGTCGCGACCCGCGGCGCCGAGCCGATCGCCGAGGGCGGGTACCGCGCGGTGCTCCTGCTCGACGGCGAGCGGATGCTGCTGCGCGAGTCGCTTCGCGTCGCTGAGGACTGCCTGCGCTGGTGGGCGAACGCCGCGGCGCTCGCGGCTCCCGGCTCGCCGGTCTACCTGGTCGGGGTGGCGGGCGGGCTCGCGCAGTCGCTGGCATCCTGGCGGCTCTCGGAATGGGCGAGCGGCGAGCTCGCGAGTCGGCGGGCGCTGCGGTTCCCTCCGGCCGTGCGCGTGGCGAGCGTGACGGCGGCGCCGGCCCTGGTCGCCCGGGCGCTCGATGCGGCTCGTGACGCCGCACCCGGTGTCGACTCGCTCGGCCCGGTGCCGGCCGACGAGGGACTCGAGCGCGGCATCGTCCGGTTCGACTACGCCGCGGGAGTGGCGGTCGCGAAGGCGCTCCGCGCCGAGATGATCCGGGTCGCGACCGAGCGGCGGCGACCCGTCGCCGGCCAGCCGCCGAAGCGCCCTGCGGTGCTCCGCGTGCGCTTCGACGACCCCGAGGTCCCGTAG
- the metK gene encoding methionine adenosyltransferase — protein sequence MSALRRFTSESVTEGHPDKLCDQISDSILDALLREDPHSRVAVETLVTTGLVHVAGEVTTSGYVEIPAIVRERVTSIGYDSSDAWFDGRSCGVSVSIGGQSPDIAQGVDHAFESREGSSVDALDMQGAGDQGIMFGYATRETPELMPVPIWLAHRLAERLSAVRKNGELDYLRPDGKTQVTIGYDGQVPKTVETVVLSTQHTLAVSTEQLRAEVEELVIRPVLDTVELARPDLDVLINPTGRFEIGGPQGDAGLTGRKIIIDTYGGASRHGGGAFSGKDPSKVDRSAAYAMRWVAKNAVAAGLADRLELQVAYAIGKAAPVGLYVETFGTGALPDEQITAAIREVFDLRPAAIIRDLDLLRPIYAQTASYGHFGRELPDFTWERLDRVDDLRSASGL from the coding sequence ATGAGCGCACTCCGCCGCTTCACGTCCGAGTCGGTCACCGAGGGCCACCCCGACAAGCTCTGCGACCAGATCTCCGACTCCATCCTCGATGCGCTGCTTCGCGAGGACCCCCACAGCCGCGTCGCGGTCGAGACCCTCGTGACGACCGGCCTCGTGCACGTCGCGGGCGAGGTCACCACGAGCGGCTACGTCGAGATCCCGGCGATCGTGCGCGAGCGCGTGACCTCCATCGGCTACGACTCCTCCGACGCGTGGTTCGACGGGCGTTCGTGCGGCGTCTCGGTGTCGATCGGCGGCCAGTCGCCCGACATCGCCCAGGGAGTGGACCACGCGTTCGAATCCCGGGAGGGGTCGAGCGTCGACGCGCTCGACATGCAGGGCGCGGGTGACCAGGGCATCATGTTCGGCTACGCCACGCGCGAGACCCCCGAGCTCATGCCCGTGCCGATCTGGCTCGCGCATCGCCTCGCCGAGCGCCTGTCGGCCGTGCGCAAGAACGGCGAGCTCGACTACCTGCGCCCCGACGGCAAGACCCAGGTCACGATCGGCTACGACGGCCAGGTGCCGAAGACGGTCGAGACGGTCGTGCTCTCGACGCAGCACACGCTCGCGGTGTCGACCGAGCAGCTCCGCGCCGAGGTCGAGGAGCTCGTGATCCGCCCGGTGCTCGACACGGTCGAGCTGGCCCGGCCCGATCTCGACGTGCTCATCAACCCCACCGGTCGCTTCGAGATCGGCGGCCCGCAGGGCGACGCCGGCCTCACCGGCCGCAAGATCATCATCGACACCTACGGCGGTGCGAGCCGACACGGCGGCGGCGCGTTCAGCGGCAAGGACCCGTCGAAGGTCGACCGCTCGGCGGCGTACGCGATGCGCTGGGTCGCGAAGAACGCGGTCGCAGCGGGTCTCGCCGATCGTCTCGAGCTGCAGGTGGCGTACGCCATCGGCAAGGCGGCCCCCGTCGGGCTCTACGTGGAGACGTTCGGCACCGGCGCGCTGCCCGACGAGCAGATCACCGCCGCGATCCGCGAGGTGTTCGACCTGCGGCCCGCCGCGATCATCCGCGACCTCGACCTGCTGCGACCGATCTACGCCCAGACCGCGAGCTACGGCCACTTCGGCCGTGAGCTGCCCGACTTCACCTGGGAGCGCCTCGACCGCGTCGACGACCTCCGCTCCGCTTCCGGGCTCTGA
- the coaBC gene encoding bifunctional phosphopantothenoylcysteine decarboxylase/phosphopantothenate--cysteine ligase CoaBC yields MTRLNIVVGITGGIAAYKAVGVVRALVLAGHDVHVVPTEGALRFVGRPTLEAISRNPVHTELYEGVAEVRHVAIGQAADLIVIAPATANSIAKLATGLAGDLLGNTLLASEAPVVIAPAMHTEMWRHPATQANVETLRSRGVTIVGPAVGQLTGADSGAGRMEEPDEIVRVALERVLGDGVSAEASAHRSDLAGRHVVVSAGGTREPLDPVRFLGNRSSGKQGIAIAEAARERGAHVTLIAANLEVPEPEGCDIRRVSTALELQAAVTEAARGADVVVMAAAVADYRPASVSEGKIKKDASDDGLTLELVRNPDVLAGLGHAPHPGTLLVGFAAETEADDDRIIALGRAKREAKGADLLVVNRVGWNEGFASDENRVVVIGRDGDVVTRAHGTKQSVAHDILDVVVTEVTAVTTATTSKEHEPTT; encoded by the coding sequence ATGACTCGGCTCAACATCGTCGTCGGCATCACCGGCGGCATCGCCGCGTACAAGGCCGTCGGCGTCGTGCGTGCGCTCGTGCTCGCCGGCCACGACGTGCACGTCGTGCCGACCGAGGGTGCGTTGCGCTTCGTCGGTCGGCCGACGCTCGAGGCGATCTCGCGCAACCCGGTGCACACCGAGCTGTACGAGGGCGTCGCCGAGGTGCGGCACGTCGCCATCGGGCAGGCCGCCGACCTCATCGTGATCGCCCCCGCGACTGCGAACTCGATCGCGAAGCTCGCGACGGGGCTCGCCGGCGACCTGCTCGGCAACACGCTGCTCGCGAGCGAGGCGCCCGTCGTCATCGCACCGGCCATGCACACCGAGATGTGGCGGCATCCCGCGACTCAGGCGAACGTCGAGACGCTCCGTTCGCGCGGCGTCACGATCGTGGGCCCCGCCGTCGGACAGCTCACCGGTGCCGACAGCGGTGCCGGTCGCATGGAGGAGCCCGACGAGATCGTGCGGGTCGCGCTCGAACGCGTCCTGGGCGACGGCGTCTCCGCCGAGGCATCCGCTCATCGCAGTGATCTCGCGGGCCGCCATGTCGTGGTGAGCGCCGGTGGCACGCGCGAGCCCCTCGACCCCGTGCGCTTCCTCGGCAACCGCTCGAGCGGCAAGCAGGGCATCGCGATCGCCGAGGCCGCCCGCGAGCGCGGCGCGCACGTCACCCTCATCGCCGCGAACCTCGAGGTCCCCGAACCCGAAGGCTGCGACATCCGCCGCGTCTCGACCGCGCTCGAGCTGCAGGCCGCGGTGACCGAGGCCGCACGCGGCGCCGACGTCGTCGTGATGGCCGCCGCCGTCGCCGACTACCGGCCGGCCAGCGTGAGCGAGGGCAAGATCAAGAAAGACGCGAGCGACGACGGACTGACGCTCGAACTCGTGCGCAACCCCGACGTCCTCGCGGGCCTCGGCCATGCGCCGCACCCGGGCACGTTGCTCGTGGGCTTCGCGGCAGAGACCGAAGCCGACGACGACCGCATCATCGCGCTCGGCCGCGCCAAGCGCGAGGCGAAGGGCGCCGACCTGCTCGTCGTCAACCGAGTCGGCTGGAACGAGGGCTTCGCGAGCGACGAGAACCGTGTCGTCGTGATCGGTCGAGACGGCGATGTCGTCACACGAGCACACGGAACGAAACAGTCGGTGGCGCATGACATCCTCGATGTGGTGGTCACGGAAGTGACCGCCGTCACCACCGCGACGACCTCGAAGGAACACGAGCCCACCACATGA
- the rpoZ gene encoding DNA-directed RNA polymerase subunit omega: MAEKLSGIIDPPIDDLLSKVDSKYQLVIFASKRARQINDYYADLHEGSLFDNVGPLVDSSIDDKPLSVAMHEINEDKLRLRPIAE, from the coding sequence ATGGCTGAGAAGCTGTCCGGCATCATCGATCCGCCCATCGACGACCTGCTCTCCAAGGTCGACTCGAAGTACCAGCTGGTCATCTTCGCGTCCAAGCGCGCACGCCAGATCAACGACTACTACGCCGACCTGCACGAGGGCAGCCTCTTCGACAACGTCGGCCCGCTCGTGGACTCCTCGATCGACGACAAGCCGCTGTCGGTCGCGATGCACGAGATCAACGAAGACAAGCTCCGGCTCCGCCCGATCGCCGAGTGA
- the gmk gene encoding guanylate kinase: MSEQTTAPGATRPSPPDVDRVAASRAAVAARRARATVKSAIAAGSRSPLDVLREAFESPEGVEGRLRVTEFLTSIPAIGQTKSARIMEELEISPSKRLGGLGRLQRRRLREFLADWVAAHGGTGDRLVVLAGPTAVGKGTVAEYIRRHHPDVRLSVSATTRAPRPGEVEGESYFFVDDAEFDRMVEAGELLEWATVHNASRYGTPRKAVEEAIAAGNSVLLEIDIQGARSVRRAAPEATLVFLLPPSWDELVRRLVGRGTESPAEQQRRLETAKVELAAIEEFDHQVVNHDVAEAAQEVVDLMRSRKGRR; encoded by the coding sequence GTGTCTGAGCAGACGACCGCCCCCGGGGCCACGCGCCCGTCACCGCCCGACGTCGATCGAGTGGCCGCATCCCGCGCCGCCGTGGCGGCGCGACGCGCCCGGGCGACGGTCAAATCGGCGATCGCAGCGGGTTCGCGGAGCCCGCTCGACGTGCTGCGCGAAGCGTTCGAGTCTCCCGAAGGCGTCGAGGGGCGCCTCCGCGTCACCGAGTTCCTCACCTCGATCCCCGCGATCGGGCAGACGAAGTCGGCGCGCATCATGGAGGAGCTCGAGATCTCGCCGTCGAAGCGCCTCGGCGGCCTCGGCCGGCTGCAGCGCCGGCGCCTCCGCGAGTTCCTCGCGGACTGGGTCGCCGCCCACGGCGGCACGGGCGACCGACTCGTCGTGCTCGCCGGACCGACCGCGGTCGGCAAGGGCACCGTCGCCGAGTACATCCGGCGCCACCACCCCGATGTGCGCCTCTCGGTCTCGGCGACGACCCGCGCGCCGCGACCCGGCGAGGTCGAGGGCGAGAGCTACTTCTTCGTCGACGACGCCGAGTTCGACCGCATGGTCGAGGCCGGTGAACTCCTCGAATGGGCGACGGTGCACAACGCATCGCGTTACGGCACACCGCGAAAGGCCGTCGAAGAGGCGATCGCCGCCGGCAACAGCGTGCTGCTCGAGATCGACATCCAGGGTGCGCGGTCCGTGCGCCGCGCTGCCCCCGAGGCGACGCTCGTCTTCCTGCTGCCGCCGAGCTGGGACGAACTCGTGCGGCGTCTCGTCGGTCGCGGCACCGAGAGCCCGGCCGAACAGCAGCGCCGACTCGAGACCGCGAAGGTCGAATTGGCCGCCATCGAGGAGTTCGACCACCAGGTCGTGAACCACGACGTCGCCGAAGCGGCGCAGGAGGTCGTAGACTTGATGAGATCTCGCAAGGGTCGGCGTTGA
- the pyrF gene encoding orotidine-5'-phosphate decarboxylase, which translates to MTEVTPFGDRLEAVFAAYGRLCVGIDPHASLLDQWGLPDSAEGLREFGLRTVDAAGGRVGIVKPQVAFFERHGAAGYAALERVLAEARDAGLLVIADVKRGDIGTSVEAYGQAWLTPGSSLEADAMTISAYQGLGSIAGVLEAAERAGKGAFVLAATSNPEAAAIQRAVLQQSSRAGSTVAQAITSGVVAWNQGRADASTRALGSVGVVLGATIDLRSSGIELDVDPPRPGLPVLAPGFGHQGAELRDLRSIFGSLAAGVIVSESRSILGAGPDGLAEAITRRVGEVGATSV; encoded by the coding sequence ATGACCGAGGTGACTCCGTTCGGCGACCGGCTCGAGGCCGTCTTCGCCGCGTACGGGAGGCTCTGCGTCGGCATCGACCCGCACGCGTCGCTCCTCGACCAGTGGGGGCTTCCCGATTCGGCCGAGGGCCTTCGCGAGTTCGGCCTGCGCACGGTCGACGCCGCCGGTGGGCGCGTGGGCATCGTCAAGCCGCAGGTGGCGTTCTTCGAGCGCCACGGCGCCGCGGGCTACGCGGCGCTCGAGCGCGTGCTGGCCGAGGCCCGTGACGCCGGATTGCTCGTGATCGCCGACGTGAAGCGCGGCGACATCGGCACGAGCGTCGAGGCCTACGGCCAGGCCTGGCTGACGCCGGGATCCAGCCTCGAGGCCGACGCGATGACGATCAGCGCGTACCAGGGCCTCGGCTCGATCGCAGGCGTGCTCGAGGCCGCCGAGCGAGCGGGCAAGGGCGCCTTCGTGCTGGCCGCGACCTCGAACCCCGAGGCCGCCGCCATCCAGCGCGCCGTGCTGCAGCAGTCGAGTCGCGCCGGCTCCACTGTCGCCCAGGCCATCACGAGCGGGGTCGTCGCCTGGAACCAGGGGCGAGCGGATGCCTCGACCCGGGCCCTCGGCTCGGTCGGCGTCGTGCTCGGCGCGACGATCGACCTGCGCAGCTCGGGCATCGAGCTCGACGTGGATCCGCCGCGGCCGGGACTGCCGGTGCTGGCGCCCGGGTTCGGCCATCAGGGCGCCGAACTCCGCGACCTCCGGTCGATCTTCGGGTCGCTCGCGGCCGGGGTCATCGTGAGCGAGTCGCGGTCGATCCTCGGCGCAGGGCCCGATGGCCTGGCCGAGGCGATCACGCGTCGCGTCGGCGAGGTAGGGGCGACGAGTGTCTGA